A window of Chroicocephalus ridibundus chromosome 29, bChrRid1.1, whole genome shotgun sequence genomic DNA:
CATCTTCAATGGATcaaggtcgctccaagccccgtccaacctggccttgaacccctccagggatggggcagccacagcttctctgggcaacctgggccagcgtttcaccgccctcacagccaagaatttcttctaatatctaaccaaaatctcccctttttcagcttaaaaccgtcccccctcgtcctatggctcccctccctgatccagagtccctccccagctttcccggagcccctttagggactggaaggggctccaaggtctccccggagccttctcttctccaggctgaacccccccagctcagcccggccccacagcagaggggctccagccctcccagcatctccggggcctcctccggccccgctcccgcagctCCGCGTCCTTCCCATGGCCCCAGAGCCGGAGGCAGCGCCACAGCGGGGGGGGTCTCAACAGatcagaggggcagaatcccccccgtCACCGCACTGGCCCCGCTGCTGGGGATGGTAGCCCAGGTTGCCGGTGGCTTTCTGGCTGTTTTGAAGGCGGTGGGAAGCATCGGAGCATCTCACGAAGGACCTGATGCCAGGAAGGTAAGCGCCGCCTTCATCACATGAGGGCCAAGCGCCAGCGGCgaagcctccagctgcaggaggagcgaaacaggaataaaataaaagccgGACATTTCaggtgccaagccccaaaatttTTGgctggggacaaaaaaaaaaaaaaaacaaaacaaaaacccagccaGAGGAAAGGAGGGTTTAATCACCTCAACCTGGAGCTGGTTTCGTTCTTGTGGCTCTCCTGGAAAAGCTCCATTGaagggccaggaaaaaaaaaggagctgaggATCGTCAGGAGGCAGCCTGCGGAGCCGGgttttccaaagcaaacagcatCTTCCGAGCTGAAAGGCCAAGTTCCAAACCAAAAGGCCGGCAATTCTTCCAACTGATGGAAGAGCCCCGATAACAGATATTTAGGACAATGATATTTACCCCAACGAACGCGTGGGGATTTGAAGGGAATCTTGATGAGGAGCCAGGAGGTGAAATCCCCACCCAGCCGTTGGACGTCAGGAGAACTCCGCGCTCAGCAGCGTCTGGGACCAAGAATTCCTTGGGTGCCTCTAGAATTCCTTGGGTGCCTCTGGAATTCCTTGGGTGCCTCTGGCATAACGGAGCGACATTCCGTAGCGTGCTCGAAAAGCGGGGGGGAGAAAAGCGCTGAGGATTACAGCTGGCTCCTCCACACCCAAACATTACAACCCCTCGCTGAGAAAATTAGTCGCCGTATAATTAACTCAGAATTATATCGGCAATAAATACGTAATTATATTTGTACTAGGCCGGCCGGCTCGCGCTTCCAAATGGCgtttagcaaaataaatgaagcagCGAAAAGTCCGTCGGCATCCCGTAAAAtgctgcttggcttttttttttttttaaaaaacaaaaaaacccaaacctgattTACCAGAAGAAATGGAAGACGTGAAGAGCATCCTTCAGCATCCCTGTATCCGGATGCGGGGAGAGACGCTCCCGCTCTGCCCAGCGTCGCGCAGTAATTCAGGGTCTGGGCAGGATCCTGGCTTCGCTCGGGAAGCGGCGGAGCCCTTGTCACCGGTGCCACCGAGCACCAGGCTGGGACCTGGACCGAGGATCCAGGGGACAAGGCGGGATTGTCGGCCTCGCGTTGCAAAAGTGGGATCCTGAGGGATCAGAGGACGGAGAAAAGTGGGATGCTGAGGGATCAGAAGACGGAGAAAAGTGGGATGCTGAGAGATCAGAGGACGGAGAAAAGTTGGATCCTGAGGGATCAGAGGATGGAAAAAAGTGAGATCCTGAGGGATCAAAGGATGGAGAAAAGTTGGATCCTGAGGGATCAGAGGACAGAGAGAAGTGGGATTGTGAGGGttcagaggaaggagaaaagttgAATCCTGAGGGATCAGAGGACGGAGAAAAGTGGGATCTGGAGGGATCAGAGGACGGAGAAGAGTGGGATGCTGAGGGATCAGAGGACGGAGAAAAGTTGGATCCTGAAGGATCAGAGGATGCAGAAAAGTGAGATCCTGAGGGATCAAGGGATGGAGAAAAGTGGGATCCTGAGGGATCAGAGGACAGAGAGAAGTGGGATTGTGAGGGttcagaggaaggagaaaagttgAATCCTGAGGGATCAGAGGACGGAGAAAAGTTGGATCCTGAGGGACCAAAGGATGGAGAAAAGTGGGATCCTgagggagacagagaaaagggcaggaaaaCGGATGGGGTGTGCGAGAAAAGCTCTTTCCCACAGGAGATCTGGGCTTTCCTGGGCCGCACCCCCCCGTTCTTTATCCCCTCCGGccccccccgctccagccccctCTGTTTCACAGCTCATTCCTCATCATTAAGGGCTCGAACCTGCTCTGAACCCATACGGTGCCGCATCTCCCAGCTCGGGCAGCCTTCGGCATGAATTCAACCCGTAacggaaacttttttttttttttttttggggggggggttgggtttttttgattttttttacaaaaaaggttaaaaaaaaggtacaaaaaaggTACCCTGGCGTGGAGATAGATGCTCCGAAAGCttcccggggagcgggggggaagggTAGCTACAAGCCCAACCGGCCTCTCCTTGCTttcaacccccccccgccccccccctttctcttttCGAAGGCAGAAGCTTTCTGGGAAGCAATTCCCCGCCGCCAGTGAAAAATAAGCTTTCAGCTAAGAAATGCCAGCCCCATCCATCCTGCTCCGTCACCGGCTTGGGACGGGAgaggatggatggagagaggTCTCCCCCCTCCCTGCGAATCAtggtttttctctgcttttcttccaagctGGGGGGGCTTCCAGGGAGTTTTCAGGCATGCGAGGGatgcttggggggggggaaaaataaaaaataacatacaCGCACCCCCCGCGCATAaggatcattcaggttggaaggggcttgaACGGCCGGGCTGCTCGGAGCCAGCCCTCCGGCCCGCGACCACCCCAATAAATAACAAAGGGGGGGGGGCGAAAAAGGGGAGTTTTTGCCCCGAAAAGCTCGCGGTTTTAATTAGGGGCTGCCTCGGAGGGAACGCGAGGGTGGAGGTTGGGCGCGCGTGTGTGCAAACGCTGCGTGGCGTGCCAGCCCTTTCCCTAGTCAACggggggagagaggagatggGGTGGAAGCGGAGCCGCTGCGGGCTGACGCGTTAAATATAtgtttggtaaaaaaaaaaaataataataaaaaaaaatatatatacatatatatagccAAAACTACCCCAAAAAGGAAGGCGTCTGCGCAGGGGGGGGCGAGCGCTGCTACCGACCATCCGCCTGGGAAGCGCCGGCAGTTGCGGAGGTCAACGCTGCCCTTGGGATAAAAGTGGGAAAAGGCTCAAGGGGATGGGGGTGAAGGGGATGGGGCAGGTGGCGGcattccccgtcccccccccccatccccaaagcaAAGCCACCCCCTGCAGCAGGGGGCTAACAGGGTCCCCGGAGCTCGGCAACGCCAGAAATATGGTTTTGAGccccttttcttcaggaaaaatcaGGTCTGTGGATCCTCcacaccctccctcccccacccccccctacAGACTCCCCAGACCCCCTATAGCCGCCTCTGGACTCCCTATAGACCCCCCCAGAGATGCCCCCAGTTCCCCTATAGACACCCCTGGGCCCCCACAAactccccagccccatccagcccccctaTACTCTCCACCCTGAGCCCCTACAGACCCCCCCTGGACTCCCTATAGCCCCCCCAGAGATGCCCCCAGTTCCCCTATAGACACCCCTGGGACCCACAAactccccagccccatccagcccccctaTACTCTCCACCCCGAGCCCCTACAGACCCCCCTGGACTCCCTATAGCCCCCCCAGAGATGCCCCCAGTTCCCCCGTAGACCTCCTGGGCCCCCTACAGAGTCTCCAGCCCCCCTATagccacccccacacacacccctatAGACCCCTCTGGATTCCCTCTagcctcccacccccccccagacccctatGGCCCCCCCAGAGGCCTTGGAGGGACCTGAGccaggtgaagatgtccctgctcacggcagcGGgtggtctttaagctcccttccaacccaaaccatcctgtgattctacctcccccccaaaaaaaaataaaagccacctctgccagcccaaaacctcagcaaaaaaaataaaataaagaaaaaaaaatggtgggggCTGCATCCATCTGTGGGGCACAGCCCAGAGCgcccccccccctgctccccacctccatccctgccaggaGTGGGGGGGAAACCCTCATCCCACCCCCCTCACGGCGCCTTAAGGAACCAGCTCCTGCTGTCGTGGCGGCTAATTTTAGAgcttatttattaacattttaagcaCGAAAAACGTGCATGAAATATTCACCCGCTGTGACAAGGCATTTTTACGGCGAGGGAAGCCTTAAATATTTAAGAGGCGTTTCGCGGTATCGGTGGCAGGAAGCGTTTACGCCTGACTCACGGCGCGCCGCCCCCGCGGCTTTTAGCTACTATGTCCCCCCTCTGTCCTTGGGGGGGCTGGTTGGAGGGATGGGACggtcaacccccccccccccagttctgcagaggggaaggagacggggggggtgggatgtTCTTCTGCGGGAGGGTCTCTCTCCCAAGCTGCTTTTGCGAGAGCGAGAAAGTCCTTCCCCATCTTGGTGCTCCCCCCAGACCCGCCCCCCCCACAACTTCACCGCTGGCACCCCCCACAAAGCCAAGGACGAAGCCCCCCAAGGTTGAGGTTGGGTCCCCATCCAAAACGGCGTTCAGATGAGAGGCGCCGGCCACGTTTTCTTTATTCCACATCTCAAGAGCGCGGAGCCTCCAGCAGCGGTAGAAGGGACGCgtggcttaaggaaaaaaaaaaaccaccaaaaatcaGCAAAAGCCACAAAACTCCCCCAAACCCCGCTCCTAGTTTTCCGGGCAGGGATGACAGGCTGGAAAACCCTTTAGAAGAACGACCTTCCCGTGGATCAGAGTCAACCAGCACCATCTCCTGCTGCGTCGGGAGAACGCGTCCCGCCTAAAGCCAAAAGGACCAAGGGGGCGTTGAGCGGAGTCTTTAGGACCGTTACGAAGCTGAGCCCGACAAACCGCAGCCGGAGAGAAGGCGAGGTTCGGTCCAGCCGCAATTTGGGGCTCcccacagatattttttttttatttttatttttttaaagccaagttTGGGGAGCTACATCCCCGATCTCACCAGCATTGGAGTCCTGAGACGAGCAGCCCCGAGGACacggtggtggtggcagcagggggTTGCGTGGTCAAGAAGCCGCGGGAGGAAGAGCTGCCGAACATCTCCTGGGAGGCGTAGGTCAGGTAGAGAAAGCCGTCCTCATCCTTGTTGTCACGGTACAGCTCCTGCATGGTGACGGCCATGTTGGGCAGCCCTTTGTTGTTCACCAGCAGGTAGAAGGTCTGGGAGGAGGCCAGGCAGAGCCGTGTCCTGCCGAGAAGGTGAAGACAGCACAGGGGCGAGTATTGCCCAGCACCAGGCAGCGTGGAGGCTCCCCTAGGAGGACCCATCCATGGGGACACGGTGCTTGTGGTCCCTCCCAAAGGGATTGGGCTTCATAGAACAccttgggttggaaggaacctttcaaaAGAtgatctggttccaaccccctgccatggccagggccacctcccgctagaccaggttgctcgaaatcccggccaacctggccttgaagatTGGACTTTTGAGATATAGTTTGAACGGGTAAAGCAAAAACCTGCGCGCACAAGCAAAGATCTCCTCATCCAGGTGGTTGATGAAGATATCGAGGAGAACCAGCCCcgataccgagccctggggagcGCCGCTTGAGCGCCACCTCCCTccggtgccagccaccccaccgGCACgaaggtgggtgctggggcacgGCCAACTGCTCCCCAAAATCATCCCTAAGGGCCAACCCCCAGCCGCAAGCTCTCACCTCCGTCCATCCTGAAGGAGGTGTTGGGCCTGGGGGAGGATCTCAAGCAGAGCCCAGGGCACGAGGGTTTCGAGTCGGCTGCTTGTTAGCAGGGCTGCTAATCACCTAGCCCCAATTAACGATTCACCTGAGCTGCAGGTCCCCAGGGAAGAGAGCTAGTTGTCACCCAAGTGTCACACCTCCACCCTCCATCCCAGCAAGAGTGGAGGAATGCAACTCTAAggcatcccccccccaccaccaccatcaccaccaccaccacgttCTTTGCTAATTGCAGATGCTAATTGCATTAGGCCAAGTCTAAACACCTGCCCACTAAACACTTGCCCAGTGGAGAAGCCAAAGTGGCTTCCAAGCCAAGCTCTTTCACCAGCCCAGCTGCATCTAGACTGGGGTTTTTGCACTGGTCCAGGGCTGtgggaccccccacccacccccccccgcagtgtCATTAACCACTTACCGCAGGGTGACAGCAAACTGGGACAGGGGCAGGTCCTGGGACACCAGAAACTTGGTCCTGTTCAAGGGGGGCAAGGTCTTCTCCTTCTGGTAGCGTTCCACAACCACCTGCAGCGGGGAGAAGGTGCTGGAAGGCAAAACAGGAACTGGGGGGGGGCCTTTGGGACCACTCTTGGAGgggtgcccagagaagcagaGCTCTGGTCTTCAGAGTCAAGCCACAAAGTCCTCGGCAAAGACTCCCCCAGCTTGACTTTCAGTTGCCTCCAGCCCTTACCGGGATCTTGTTGGGATATTTTATCCGGATCTCTGTCACTTCGTGCATCCTGGTggctgtgaaagaggaaaaaaggagcaatAAGCGCTTCCCATCGCCACGTCCCCGCTCTGCTGCTCCCCTCGTCTCCCCAGTAACATACCGAGGCTTTTCCTCTGCTTGAACGGGCGAGAGCTGGTGTCGCCTGGGTGCATcttctggaaggagaagcaggCAGCTGGAGGTGCAGGCAGGATCCAAGCCCCAcactggggggctgctgctggcagagctcctAATAAAGGCTCATGATGCCCCacctgggctggggatgggaggagctggggtgctcagcagggtgctgggctctgctggggtgggTGGATGTTTGATTGATTGGTTGATTGattgatggatggatgggtggaagGATGGTGGGTGGGTAGATGGGTGAATAAATGGATggtggatggaaggatggaagTGTGGATGGTGGACAGGTGGATGGACAGGTGGgtgatgggtggatggatggacaggtggatgggtggagggatggatggatggtggaCGGGTGtttggatggaaggatggatgggtgggtgggtggtggacGGGTGGATGGgtggttggatggatggatggatggtgggtgggtgggtgggtggatggtgGACAggtggatggacggatggatggtgGGTGgttggatggaaggatggatgtgtggtggatggatggaaggatggtgGATGGGTGTTGGATGGataggtggatggatggatggatgggtggatggaaggatggatggatagatggatggtggatgggtgggtggatggacaGCTGGATGGAAGGACGGATGGATGGGTgttggatggatgggtgggtggttggatggaaggatggatggatggtggaCAGGTGGATGGatggtggatggatgggtggatggtgGCCctgtgggtgggtggatggatggaaggatggatggatggacggaaggatggatgggtggtggatgggtgggtggatggaaggatggatggatggtggaCAGGTGGATGGAtggtggatggatggaaggatggatgggtggtggataggtgggtgggtggatggatggagaggaaCTGGGAGTTTGCTTCTCCCAGATGTTTTGGGGAGCAGCTGGCCATGCCCAACCTCCCACCTGTGGGTGCCGTTGGCACCAGAGGGTGCTGGCACCAGAGGGAGGTGATGCTGAAAGCCTGGTCCCATCAGAACCAGTGATtgaaactcatagaatcatagaacagttcgggttggaagggaccttaaagaccatccagtcccaccccctgccatggccaccacctcccactaggccaggttgctccaagcccagtccaacctggccttgaagtcCTTCATTCTCCCACCAGACCGGTGCTTCATGAGCCAGATTCATCTTCCCCGGGACAGGTCTCAGCGTGAGCACAGTGGAACCGCTGCCGGCCCAGCGTCCCGGCAGCCTACTTTTATTTTCTCCACGATCCggctttttattgccttttttaaagccttttctatCCCCTGGTTCATCCGAAGGCCCGTGGTCCCACGCGGAACGATTCCGGCCGTAAAACTACGCCGTGGATTAGATAATAATTGATGGTCGCAGGCGGCTGTCGCAATAACTCTCCGCTCGGCTGATGGAGAAGGGAATGTGGGGGGTGGGGATCGTTgccccccagtcccatcccagccctgggacTGGGAGGGTGGGCGGCCACGTCAATCCCAGCCGGAGCTGGATCGGGGCTGTGGACGCCCGGCGCAAGCTCGGCATTGCTTTATCCTGACAGTTTAATTCTCGCTCTATCTCCGCGTTGATTTAACGAGGGGCTGGCGTCAGGTGGGAGCCATAAAGCTGCCGAGCAACCGGCTCATTCGCACGCTGCCGGAATTTTTCACCCGATGCCAATTCCCTGGGTCAGGAGAGAGGCGGCTTCGGAAAACAAATTAGACCCCATTACGCCAATTAGACCCCATTTgtcttttcatatatatatatatatatatatatatatatatatatatatatatatatatatatatattatttccccccccccgccttcatTTTTCATCCGGAGCCGCTCACGCGTCTTCCGTGGGCTCCCACCTCCgaaaaaggaggaggcaggaggcgaAAGCAGCCCCGGCTCGTTTAGACCCGCCGGAGACTTAAATTAGCCTCGTTTAAATAAGCTCTTTGGCATAACGGGGCCTTTTGGGCTGCGGCCGCCGCCGGAGGAAGATGACGGTTCAGGAGGAGACGTCGCCTCCGGGTGGAAAACCACCTCCGCTGAGCATCCCCCGGGAGCATCCCGGTCTTATCCGAGGCAAAATCCCCGTGCCCAGCTTGGCACCGAGCATCTCGGTCCCTGCCCCGGGGTGTGACAACGCACGGGTCGCtcctcaccttctctctctctctcttttttttggacCTTTCATGTACgtatttaatatattttgccGCTGTGCCATGTCTTAGCCCGGATTACTTCGccatagaaaaaataaataaataaaataaaataaaataaaataaaataaaataaaataaaataaaataaaataaaatcctaaatgGCTCAGCCGCGCTCATCACTGGTTCGGCAAATTACGTTAGCAATATATAATCCACCTGTGTAGCGAGTTAAAGCCGTTATGAATTTATCCCCTTAAATAAATATAATCCGGGGAAAGTTTACGTGGGATTCGAAGCGGATTTTCACGGAGccgttgggggggtgggggggtggggggaaggagtaGGGGGATATTTTCCTCCGAGGTGATTTCTTCCCAATCGACTGCCAAATATCAAAGCGcctctttatttatttgctaatAAAAAGGCATCGATTGCCGTCGACGGACCTAATTCCGCGCCCAGGCAAGTGCTAACGGCTTTGCGGCGAGTGGGAAAAAAACGCTGggaatttaaagggaaaaaaaaaaaaaaaaaaacacaaaaaaaacccccaccaccaaaccccaaaaattaaaatctccattttaaattAGTTCATTAACGGGGAGCATCTATTATTTATCGGTTTAATTTCCAACCATCGCTGCAGTACTGGGCTGGGCTCCGGAATCCCGGGTCGTCATGGAAATGCGATGCTTTCATTAGCGTGAGCTAATTAATTAAAGATGAAGGGAAATTGGTTTTCCCGAtttggagatggagatggagatgggggggggggaagttttttTTGCGTCCACGTTTCGCCCGTGGCATCGTCCCCTCCGCTGAAAACGGGGGTCGCGTTTCCCCAATCGGAGCCTCGTGAGCATCCGAGGAGCCGCCAGACGTTAATTTCCTCGGAGAGCAAATAGGGCTGGAATAATCCAAacgagagaaaaataatttttttttttttttttttttttttttaaaaagataataaaagatAGGCGTAGAGCTGGGATACGGGAGGTAAGATTGATACCTCCGGCTTTCCCCAGCCGGCGGCTCGGCCAGCGGGAAGCGGGATCTCATCTGTATTCCTGCCCCCGCTCCGGGCCCTCGCCAAGCAAATTTCAGCTCAAACTCATAAATAAATCCTCTTCGGCACGAGTTAAGTTTTATTCATAGCTCCTTTCGCGAATGcgctggaataaaataaaataaattttttttttttttttaatgaatttaaaaaaaaaaagaaaaaaaatccaaaaatcccCTTCGATTTAGCTCCTGTTTCCCGTTAAATATTAAAGTGGGAATCTCAGCCCCAGCCCACGGCCGGGatgccccggggcggcgggggggcaagaggttttgggggggggtctctTCCCCCCTCTACCAGGCTTTTGGGGGCCCCCCGTTATCTCTCGGAGACCCCCGTTACCTCCGCGTCGTTATGTGTGTAGGTTGCGTTCTAGCTAATACCTGTATATTCCGGGTGAGACTCCTATATATTAGAGCTAATCTATATATTAGAGATAAGATTTCTATGCGTTCTAgataatatatgtatattacagGTAAGATTTCTATATATTAGAGCTAATAGAGATAAGATTTCTATGCGTTCTAGCTAATATATGTATATTACGGGTAAGATTTCTATGCATTCTagtgaatatatgtatattacagGTAAGATTCCTATATATTAGAGCTAATATATATATTAGAGATAAGATTTCTATGCGTTCTAGCTAATATATGTATATTACGGGTAAGATTTCTATGCGTTCTAGTGAATATATGTATACTACAGGTAAGATTCCTATATATTAGAGCTAATATATATATTAGAGATAAGATTTCTATGCGTTCTAGCTAATATATGTATATTACGGGTAAGATTTCTATATATTAGAGCTAATATATATATTGGAGATAAGATTTCTATGCGTTCTAGCTAACATATGTATATTACGGATAAGATTTCGACGTGTTCTAGCGAATATATGTATATTACGGGTAAGATTTCTATATATTAGAGCTAATATATATATTAGAGCTAAGATTTCTATGCGTTCTAGCTAATATATGTATATTACCGGTAAGATTTCTATATATTAGAGCTAATAGAGCTAAGATTTCTATGCGTTCtagcaaatatatgtatattatggGTAAGATTTCTATATATTAGAGCTAATATATATATTAGAGCTAAGATTTCTATGCGTTCtagcaaatatatgtatattatggGTAAGATTTCTATATATTAGAGCTAAGATATATATTAGAGCTAAGATTTCTATGCGTTCTAGCTAATATATGTATATTACGGATAAGATTTCGACGCGTTCTAGTGAATGTATGTATATTACAGGTAAGATTTCTATATATTAGAGCTAATAGAGATAAGATTTCTATGCGTTCTAGCTAATACATGTATATTACGGGTAAGATTTCTATATATTAGAGCTAATACATATATTAGAGATAAGATTTCTATGCGTTCTAgctaatatatgtatattaagGGCAAGATTTCTATATATTAGAGCTAATATATATATTAGAGCTAAGATTTCTATGCCTTCTAGCTAATATATGTTTATTGTGGATAAGATGTCTATATATTAGAGCTGGTATGTATATATTAGAGATAATATTTCTACGCATTCtagcaaatatatgtatatttcggGTGAGATTTCTATATGTTACAGCTAATATATGTATTAGAGAGAAGATTTCTATGCATTATAgctaatatatgtatattatcGTTAAGATTTATACCTATAATAGCTGATATGTATATATTATAGGTAAGATTTCTATATTTAGGGCTAGTAAGTATATATTATAGATAAGATTCGTATACCTAATAGCTAATATATATAACACAGATAAGATTTCTATGTATTATAGGTAATATGTGTGTAACACGGGGGTTCCTCCAACCGCAGCAGTTTGACCCCGACCCTTCAAT
This region includes:
- the LOC134507958 gene encoding microtubule-associated proteins 1A/1B light chain 3C-like — its product is MHPGDTSSRPFKQRKSLATRMHEVTEIRIKYPNKIPVVVERYQKEKTLPPLNRTKFLVSQDLPLSQFAVTLRTRLCLASSQTFYLLVNNKGLPNMAVTMQELYRDNKDEDGFLYLTYASQEMFGSSSSRGFLTTQPPAATTTVSSGLLVSGLQCW